Part of the Desulfolutivibrio sulfoxidireducens genome is shown below.
TCCTGGGGGTCTGCCGGGGCAAGCTGGCCGTGGGCGCGCCGGGGTATCCGGTCAGCGCCGTGGTCTGTTTCGAGGAGCTTTTAGGGCCGATCTGTTCCTGGCTTGGCCGCGCCGCGCCCAGGCAACGCCAGGTGGTCACCGCCCGGCTGGCCCGGGCCCTGCCCTCGAAGCTCGGCCTGGTGGAATTCGTGCGCCTGGCCGTGGGCCGGGTGGGCGAGTCCTATTCGGCCCTGCCCCTGGGACGCGGGGCGGGCATGATCACCACCCTGACCAAGGCCCAGGCCGTGACCCGCATCCCGGCCAACGCCGAGGGAGTGGAGGCCGGGGCGGAGATCGGGGCGGAACTTCTGGTGGATGCGGCGGACCTGGAGCGTACCCTGGTGGCCGTGGGCAGCCACGACAACACCCTGGACATCCTCTCCGACATGCTCATGCGCCTGGCCGAGCCGGTGCGGCTGGCATCGAGCCATGTGGGCAGCATGGGGGGGCTGACGGCGCTCAAATCCGGCGCGGCCATGCTGGCCGGATCGCACCTGTTCGACCCCGCGACAGGCGATTTCAATTTCCCCTTCCTGAAAAAGTACCTGCCGGGCATGGATCTGGTGGCCGTCAATCTGGCCCTGCGCCACCAGGGGTTCATCATCGCCCCGGGCAATCCCAAGGGCATCCGGGGCGTGTCCGATCTCGCCCGGCCCGAGGTGCGCTTCGTGAACCGGCAAAAGGGCGCGGGCACGCGGATTCTTTTTGACCACCACCTGCGCGTGGCGGGCGTCGATCCGGGCCGGGTCGCGGGGTACGACCACGAGGAATTCACGCACATGGCCGTGGCCGTGAACGTGCAAAGCGGCGCGGCGGATTGCGGCATGGGGGTGTATGCGGCGGCCAAGGCCTTGTCCCTGGACTTTTTGCCCGTGGCCCGGGAGCGTTACGACCTGATCATTCCCAGGGTCCATCTGGACGACGCCAAGGTCCGGGCGGTGCTTGCGGTCATCGGGACCCGCGAGTTCAAGGCCCGGCTGGAGGATCTGGGCGGCTACGAGACGCAGCTCACGGGCCGGTTCATGGAGCCGGGCATGGGGCTTGGCGAGGGGCCTGGCGCCTCATGAAAAACCCGCGCCCCGGACTGGCGGCCTCGCCGGTCCGGGGCTTTTTCCGCCAAGGCCGCGCGTCCTACGCGAACACCACCTTGACCAGGGAAAAATCGTCGTCCAGGACCTGACTCCCGCCGCGCTCCCGGACGTATGCCAGCACCCGGGCGATCTCGTCGCCCTGGGAGGGACGCAGTCCGGCCAGATAGTCCCGGTATTCGTCATAGGTCCACATGACCCGGCCCGGCCCGGCCACCTCGTAGACCCCGTCGGAAAACACGAAAAGCCGCGAACCCGGGGGCACCTCACACTCGCCGGACTTGAACGCGATCTCCGGCATGGCCCCGATCATGAGATTGCTGCTGATGAGGTCCACGGCCCCGCCACCGGGCGGCAGGAGCACGGCTGGAGGATGTCCGGCGTTGGCAAAGACAAGCCGCCGGGTCGAGCGCTGGTAGACCCCGTACCAGATGGTGAAATAGAGGTTGTTGTGCGCCTCCATGGGGAAGGTGTCGTTGAGGCCCCGCAGGACCTGGGACGGGTCATGGAAATCCACGCCAGGCAGGGTCTGGGTCTTGAGCATGTTGTGGGCCTGCACGGACAGAAGCGCCGGCCCCACCCCGTGGCTGCACACGTCGAGCAGGTACAGGGCGAAATGGTCCGGGTCGATGTCGTGGTAGCCGAAGATGTCACCGCCGAGTTGGGCCGAGGGCACGAAGCTCCAGTTCGTGCGGATGTCCCCCTCGGCCAGGGGCGCGGGCAACAGGGACATGACGTATTCGGCGGCCTGGGAAAGCTCCGCCGCCAGGGCCTTCTGGCTTGTCAACAGGGCCTCGTAGGCCTCGTTGCGCTGCAACAGGTTGATGTAGCCCTTGGAGTGGTGCCGGATGCGGGCCACAAGCTCGATGCGGTCCGGCAGCTTGACCAGATAGTCGCTGGCCCCCCGGGCGAAGGCCTCGGCCTTGGTGGCTGGTTCCTCCTTGGTGGACAGGACGATGAGCGGCACGTCGCGCAGGGTGGGATGGGCCCGGAAAAATTTCACCAGGGTCAACCCGTCGATGCCGGGCATGACCAGGTCCTGAAGGATGATGGTGGGCGAGAGTTCGGCCGCCATGTGCAGGGCCTTGGCCGGGTCCTGGCAGAAATGAAAGGCGATGTCGGCCTCGGGGGCCAGCATGCGTCGCACGGCCTCGCCGATCATGGCCTGGTCGTCGACGAGAAGAACGGTGACGCCGTGTTCGGTCAGCCCGGAGGCCGTCGGCCTGGCTGGGGGCGCATCATGGGACATGGGGGTACCTCTCTTTGATTCGGGCCAGAATGGCCTGGGCGATGAGCGGCAGGGGCAGGACGGCCTCGGCCGCGCCAAGTTCCGCCGCGGCCTTGGGCATGCCGTAGACCACGCTGGTGGCCTCGTCCTGGGCGATGGTGTGAAATCCCTTGCCACGCAGTTCCAAAAGCCCCTTGGCCCCGTCCCGGCCCATGCCGGTCAGAAGCGCGGCCACCCCGGGTCGGGGCCAGTGCAGGGCCAGGCTTGAAAAAAAGGCGTCCACCGAGGGCCGGTAGGGATAGTCCCGGGGCTCCGGCGTATAGTGCAGGGCCAAGTCCGGCCCCAGCACCAGATGATCGTTGGTCCCGGCCACCAGGACCACCCCGGGGGCCAGCCGCTGGCCCTCCCGGGCCACCTCCACGCGCAGGGCGCACTGCTGGTCGAGCCAGTCGGCCAGACCGCTCGCGAACCGCGCATCCACATGCTGGACCACGGCCAGGGCGCAGCCTGGATCGGCGGGCATGGCCCCGAGGATCTCGGCCAGGGCCTTGGGACCGCCGGTGGAGGCCCCGATGACCGCGAGTTCGGGAACCACGACGGGGCAGGCGGCCCGAGGCGCGGACGCGGCGAGCACGGGCGGTTCGACGGGCTTTCGGATGAGCTTGGCCACCACGGCGATCTTGCGCAAAAGCTCCTCGCCGCCGGCAAGGGCGCCGTTTACACCGAGTTCCGGGGTGGAGACGGCGTCCAGGGCCCCGTGCCCCATGGCCTCGAAGACCCGCCCGGCGTTGCCGGTCACCGTGGCCGTGACCACCAACACGGCGCAGGGACAGCGGCGCATGATCTCCCGGGTGGCCACAACCCCGTCCATGACCGGCATGATGAGGTCCATCAGCACCACGTCCGGGGTGTCCCCCTCGCATTTGCGCACCGCCTCGGCCCCGTCGGCGGCCACCCAGGCCACCTGGCACCAGGGCGCGGCGGCCAGGGTCCGGCGCAGGGCCTCCACGGCCAGGGGCAGGTCGTTGACGATGGCCACCCGGATCACGATGCCGTCTCCCCGGGCTCGCCGATAAGGTCGGCCACAGCCCGCAGCAACCCCTCGTCCCGGAAGCCGCTTTTGGCCAGATAGCGGTCCGCCCCGGCATCGAGCCCGGCCAGCCGGTCCTCCTGCCGGTCCTTGTAGGACACGATCATGATCGCAAGCGCGCTGCTTCGTGGATCGGCGCGCAACCGGCGCACCAGTTCGATGCCGTTGACGCGCGGCATGTCCACGTCGGTGATCACCAGGTCGTAGCGGCCGGCGCGCACGGCGGACAGGCCGTCCATGCCGTCCACGGCCACGTCCACCTCGTAGCCCCGGTTGGCCAGAAGCCGGCGTTCGGCCTCGCGCACGGTCAGCGAGTCGTCCACCACCAGGATCCGCTTGGCCCCGGCCGGGGCGGCCTCGTCCCGGACGTCTTCGGAGGCGGCGGTCCTGGCCGGGCGGCCCCGGGACAGCAGATTGTCCACGGCCCGGACCATGTCGTCCACGTCCAGGATCAACACCGGGGAACCGTCCTCGAAGATGGCCGCGGCAGAGGCCAGAAACACCCGTCCCAGGCGCGGGTCCAGGGGTTTGACCACCAGGTCGCGTTCGCCCAGGAACCGGTCCACCACCAGGCCGAAACGGCTGGTGGCGTCGCTTACGACCATGACGCACAGTCCCTGAGGGCTGTTCGCGGCCGGCGCTTCCTGTCTTCCCGGCCCGAAATCAAGGATCTGGCGGGCCGACACCAGGCCCACGGTCTCGCCGTCGATCAGGAGGTAGTCCCGGCCCTCCAGGGATCGGATCGCGTCCCTTTCCAGGCGAAGCACCCGGTCGATGCGAAAAAGCGGCACGGCGCAGGCCTCGCCGGAGACCTCGACCAGAAGGGCGCGCATGACCGACAGGGTGAGCGGCAGCCGCAGGCGCACGCACAGGCCCTGGCCGGGCCTGGATTCCACCGAGGCCAGGCCCCCGACCTCCCGGACCATGTTCTGGACCACGTCCAGTCCCACCCCCCGGCCCGAGACCTCGGTCACCGCCCCGGCTGTGGAAAAACCCGGCAGGAACAAAAAGTCCATGAGCTCCCCGGCCGACAGCCCCCGGGCCAGCTCCGGCTCGACAAGCCCCCGTTCCACCACCTTGCGCCGCACGGCCTCGGGATCGATGCCCCGGCCGTCGTCGGCCACGGTGATGGCCAGCATCCCGGCCACATGGGCCGCCGACACCGTGACCGCGCCTTTTTGCGGCTTGCCGGCCGCGATCCGGTCGGAGGGAGGCTCCAGGCCGTGGTCCAGGGCGTTTCGGATCAGATGCCCCAGGGGCGCCTCCAACCGGTCCAGGATGTCCCGATCCACCTTGGTCTCCTGGCCCTCCACGCGCAGTTCGGCCTCCTTGCCCAGGCTCTTGGCCAAATCCCGAACCATGCGGGCCATGCCCGCCAGGCCCTTGGAAAACGGGTGCATCCGGCTGCCCACCACCTCGGCGTAGAGTCGTCCGGACACGATCTCCATGCGTCTGGCGTAGGCGTCGAAACGCTCGGCCGCCCGGGCCAGTTCATCCCGGGCCAGAGACAGGGTCCGGGCCGCCCGGGCCAGCTCGTCCGAGGCCGTTCCCCGGGAACGGGACGCGCCCCCCGAGGCGCATGCCTGGCGCATGGCGTCGAGATGGTCCGACAGGGTGTCCTGGTGGCCCTTGATGCGCCGAAAATCCGCATACAGGGCCGCAAGACCCGCCGTCTCCACCAGGCATTCCCCGGCCAGGCCCATGAACCGGTTCAGGGACGCGGAGGCGATGCGCACCACGACCTCGCCGTCGGCTGTGGTCTCCACAAAGCCGGCTGGCGCGGCGGGGGAAAACCCGGCGGGCGCCGCGCAGACCTTGGGCGGCGGGCACGTCCCGTCTCCGCCGCCGGCGGCGATACGCCGCAGGGAGGCCGTCAGTTCGCCCATGGCCCCGGCCTCCCGGGCCACGGCGCCGGCCATGTCCCCGCCTTTGCCCCGGCACAGGCGGGAAAAGACGTCGGTTCCAGCCAAAAGGACGTCCACATGGTCCGGGGACAGGGCCAGACGGCCCTTGCGCGCCGTCTCCAGCACGTCCTCCATGGCGTGGGCCAGGGCCACGGCGTCCGTAAGCCCCACGATGCGGGCCGCGCCCTTGATGGAATGGGCCGCGCGCATCAACGGCTCGATCCGCTCCGGCGACGCCTCGGCCTCCACAGCCACCAGTCCCTCCTCCAGCACCCGGCCGTGGGTCTCAAGCTCCATGCGGAACAGATCGAGCAGGGACATGTCCGACAGCTCGGGCCCCGTGTCCTCCGGGGCCGGTGGGGCTTCGGGGGGTGGGGCGGGCGGGGCTGCGGTCCGGCCGCCCCCGCCCGTGCGGGAATCAGGGCCTTTTTTCAGGGCCGCCGCGAGATCGGCCAGGGCCTGGGACTCGGCCGTGACCGCCTGGGGAATATCCATGGGGGGACACACGGCCAGACGGGAACATATCCCGGCCAGGGCCGAGACGATCCCGGCCACGGCCTCGGGGACCGGCTGGTCCGAGGCCGCGCAGGCGGCCAGGACCTCGGCGGCGACCCCGGCCGGCTCGGCCACCCCGTCCTGTCCCACCAGCCGGGCGGCGCTGGCCAGGGCCCGGGCGGCCTCGGCCATGTTCCCGGCCTCCGGGGGACGGATCCGGCCGTCGGCGGAGGCGCTCCCCGTGGCCAGAATCCCGGCCCGAAGCGCCAACTCCTCGGCGAAAAGCTCCAGCATGAACGGATCGGGGTTCACGGGACGAGACTCCTGTGCATGGCCGCGAAAAGGCGGGTTTCGTCCAAGAGCCCGACCTCCCGGTCCCCAAGCGGGAAAACCTCCGTGCACAGGGCCGCCGCGTCCCGCGACAGCGTGGCCGGAACCGGGCCCATCTCGGACCGCGCCGGACGGTGAAACCCCACGACCTCGTCCGCGGGGAAGGCGAAACGCTCCCCGTCCCTTCCTGTGGCGGCCCCTGTCGCGGGAAGGGCCGCAAGGCGGATCACGGCAATGCGCGCCTGGGACCGCGCGGCCTCCCGGGAGGGCGGGCCTGTTTCCTGGCAAGCCCCCGCAAGTCCGGCCAGGGACACGCAGGGCACAAGCTCCCCGGCCACGTTGACCAGCCCAAGGAGAGCCCCGCCGCGTCCCGGCAGGGGGCGCGGCCTCTGGGGCGCGGCGATCTCCTCGAACAGGGCCGCGCGCAGGGCGAAGAACTCCCGGCCCAGGCGGAAGACCATGACCGCCAGGTCCTGGCGTTCCACCCGCTCCTCTGGCGCGGCCAAAAGCCGCGTCCATTCCTCGGTGTAGCCCTCGGGGATGGGCCGGTCGAAAAGTCCCAGGCCGGACGGCGACCCCTTTTCCTTTTGGTTCATGGCCTCTCCGCGTGAGCCCGGCCGGCCCGTTCCAGGCGTTGCCGCAAGAGCCGGGCCTTGCCGTTATCTCCCCGGCGCTCATGAAGCAGGCTCAAAAGTTCCAGGGCCCCCTGGTGATCCGGATCCAGGTAGAGGGCCTTGTGCAGGAAGTCCAGGGCCGGGCCGGTCTCACCCTGGGCCGAGGCCATGACCCCCATCAGGGCGTAGGCCTCGGCGCTTGGGCCGTTTTCGGCCAGGGCCGCCTGACAGGCGACCCTGGCCGCCGCAAACTCCCCGGCGTCGGCCAGGTCCCTGGCCCGGGCCAGATGGCCGGGCCGGGCCGCCGGGGCCAGGGGCGCGGCCGGAGTCGGAACGGATGCCACCGGACGCGGGGTCCGTCCGGACGTGGACAACGGCACGTTCGTGGCCGGGACGGCGGGGACCAAGGAGGCCCGGGACCCGGGAAACGCCGGGCTCACGACGGCCGGGGAGCCCCCGGAGGGCGTAAGCCCGTCGCCCTTTCCCGACCGGCCGTCGGCAACGGCGGGAGGAGTCTCCCGGCGGCGGCAGGCAAAGGCCCGGGGCCTCTCGCACGGGGCGAATCCCTCGGAAACAAGGGCCGTGGTCTCGGCGTGCCCGGCGAACAGCAGTCCCCCGGGGGCCAACAGCCGTTCCAGGGCGGCCAACAGCCGGCGTCTGGCCTGGCCGGTCAGGTAGATAAGCAGGTT
Proteins encoded:
- a CDS encoding molybdopterin biosynthesis protein; protein product: MKRNIYLKMIPLEEAVDLAKNSLHREALLGVESVPVQFAAGRVTAEPVIARYSSPTFHGAAMDGIAVRAESTFAAREGAPVRLEPGRDFAFVNTGNRLPDGMNAVIMIENVVMDGETACIEAPAAPWSHVRRIGEDIVATEMILPRHRRVTPYDVGALLSCGVYEIAAYETVRIVIIPTGDEIMDYTSRPDPGPGQVVESNAMMLCALAESMGFSARRVPPVPDDPEALARAFEAALESDAHAVVLVAGSSAGSKDFSRTTIARFGEVLVHGVAAMPGKPSILGVCRGKLAVGAPGYPVSAVVCFEELLGPICSWLGRAAPRQRQVVTARLARALPSKLGLVEFVRLAVGRVGESYSALPLGRGAGMITTLTKAQAVTRIPANAEGVEAGAEIGAELLVDAADLERTLVAVGSHDNTLDILSDMLMRLAEPVRLASSHVGSMGGLTALKSGAAMLAGSHLFDPATGDFNFPFLKKYLPGMDLVAVNLALRHQGFIIAPGNPKGIRGVSDLARPEVRFVNRQKGAGTRILFDHHLRVAGVDPGRVAGYDHEEFTHMAVAVNVQSGAADCGMGVYAAAKALSLDFLPVARERYDLIIPRVHLDDAKVRAVLAVIGTREFKARLEDLGGYETQLTGRFMEPGMGLGEGPGAS
- a CDS encoding SpoIIE family protein phosphatase; this translates as MSHDAPPARPTASGLTEHGVTVLLVDDQAMIGEAVRRMLAPEADIAFHFCQDPAKALHMAAELSPTIILQDLVMPGIDGLTLVKFFRAHPTLRDVPLIVLSTKEEPATKAEAFARGASDYLVKLPDRIELVARIRHHSKGYINLLQRNEAYEALLTSQKALAAELSQAAEYVMSLLPAPLAEGDIRTNWSFVPSAQLGGDIFGYHDIDPDHFALYLLDVCSHGVGPALLSVQAHNMLKTQTLPGVDFHDPSQVLRGLNDTFPMEAHNNLYFTIWYGVYQRSTRRLVFANAGHPPAVLLPPGGGAVDLISSNLMIGAMPEIAFKSGECEVPPGSRLFVFSDGVYEVAGPGRVMWTYDEYRDYLAGLRPSQGDEIARVLAYVRERGGSQVLDDDFSLVKVVFA
- a CDS encoding chemotaxis response regulator protein-glutamate methylesterase; the encoded protein is MIRVAIVNDLPLAVEALRRTLAAAPWCQVAWVAADGAEAVRKCEGDTPDVVLMDLIMPVMDGVVATREIMRRCPCAVLVVTATVTGNAGRVFEAMGHGALDAVSTPELGVNGALAGGEELLRKIAVVAKLIRKPVEPPVLAASAPRAACPVVVPELAVIGASTGGPKALAEILGAMPADPGCALAVVQHVDARFASGLADWLDQQCALRVEVAREGQRLAPGVVLVAGTNDHLVLGPDLALHYTPEPRDYPYRPSVDAFFSSLALHWPRPGVAALLTGMGRDGAKGLLELRGKGFHTIAQDEATSVVYGMPKAAAELGAAEAVLPLPLIAQAILARIKERYPHVP
- a CDS encoding hybrid sensor histidine kinase/response regulator, whose amino-acid sequence is MNPDPFMLELFAEELALRAGILATGSASADGRIRPPEAGNMAEAARALASAARLVGQDGVAEPAGVAAEVLAACAASDQPVPEAVAGIVSALAGICSRLAVCPPMDIPQAVTAESQALADLAAALKKGPDSRTGGGGRTAAPPAPPPEAPPAPEDTGPELSDMSLLDLFRMELETHGRVLEEGLVAVEAEASPERIEPLMRAAHSIKGAARIVGLTDAVALAHAMEDVLETARKGRLALSPDHVDVLLAGTDVFSRLCRGKGGDMAGAVAREAGAMGELTASLRRIAAGGGDGTCPPPKVCAAPAGFSPAAPAGFVETTADGEVVVRIASASLNRFMGLAGECLVETAGLAALYADFRRIKGHQDTLSDHLDAMRQACASGGASRSRGTASDELARAARTLSLARDELARAAERFDAYARRMEIVSGRLYAEVVGSRMHPFSKGLAGMARMVRDLAKSLGKEAELRVEGQETKVDRDILDRLEAPLGHLIRNALDHGLEPPSDRIAAGKPQKGAVTVSAAHVAGMLAITVADDGRGIDPEAVRRKVVERGLVEPELARGLSAGELMDFLFLPGFSTAGAVTEVSGRGVGLDVVQNMVREVGGLASVESRPGQGLCVRLRLPLTLSVMRALLVEVSGEACAVPLFRIDRVLRLERDAIRSLEGRDYLLIDGETVGLVSARQILDFGPGRQEAPAANSPQGLCVMVVSDATSRFGLVVDRFLGERDLVVKPLDPRLGRVFLASAAAIFEDGSPVLILDVDDMVRAVDNLLSRGRPARTAASEDVRDEAAPAGAKRILVVDDSLTVREAERRLLANRGYEVDVAVDGMDGLSAVRAGRYDLVITDVDMPRVNGIELVRRLRADPRSSALAIMIVSYKDRQEDRLAGLDAGADRYLAKSGFRDEGLLRAVADLIGEPGETAS
- a CDS encoding chemotaxis protein CheW; the encoded protein is MNQKEKGSPSGLGLFDRPIPEGYTEEWTRLLAAPEERVERQDLAVMVFRLGREFFALRAALFEEIAAPQRPRPLPGRGGALLGLVNVAGELVPCVSLAGLAGACQETGPPSREAARSQARIAVIRLAALPATGAATGRDGERFAFPADEVVGFHRPARSEMGPVPATLSRDAAALCTEVFPLGDREVGLLDETRLFAAMHRSLVP
- a CDS encoding CheR family methyltransferase, producing the protein MTEKTHHAPAVPKGRHPHVARVLADIVGLDRETLGEAALGAAVAANRALAGVGDDAGHAARLLADPELLADLVERLVVSETWFFRDMEPFVFLGDQAVALRRSGTGRLRVLCVPCATGEEAYSLAVVLLHAGFTQASARVDAVDVSRVALVKAKMARFGPHSFRGGYGRFRDYFLEAGRDAAGRPILTPVPEAAAMVRFHHANALAPDFFADRPPYQAIFCRNLLIYLTGQARRRLLAALERLLAPGGLLFAGHAETTALVSEGFAPCERPRAFACRRRETPPAVADGRSGKGDGLTPSGGSPAVVSPAFPGSRASLVPAVPATNVPLSTSGRTPRPVASVPTPAAPLAPAARPGHLARARDLADAGEFAAARVACQAALAENGPSAEAYALMGVMASAQGETGPALDFLHKALYLDPDHQGALELLSLLHERRGDNGKARLLRQRLERAGRAHAERP